The following are encoded together in the Roseivirga misakiensis genome:
- a CDS encoding TonB-dependent receptor, whose amino-acid sequence MQKGIRYLILLMLFSVSMLTYAQNTKEVMIGDPSKTSTGRARVQGKITSKEDKQALFGATVAVKGTNIGGVSDENGNYEFSIAPGRYEFIFQFVGKETITYNVQVVGNGRLDVTLVDASVDLDEVLIEGEAEDQNVQRISAGVNRLNIKEIESLPAFMGEVDVVKSLQSLPGVSTVGEGASGFNVRGGRTDQNLILQDGAILFNASHVLGFFSTFNPDATETFSLYKGNMPAQYGGRISSVLDVTMKEGNSEKVKVRGGLGMVASRLVVDGPLNGGRTRFLVAGRSSYSDWVLSQARNFDVQNSAARFHDVNLKLSHRFGTKNKLTASYYRSGDFFRFTQDFGFEWDSDIFNFNWQSSITDKLISSTRFVKGVYKSTLFDPSGIDAAEVANGMDYYQANQTFFYNPSDKHNINFGVDFVRYDGLNETATPIGPDSGIPAETVFKEQGNEYGFFVNDEITLTKDLALSVGLRYSMFENRGPYDVFQYADGAQRLVENITDTISYGEGDVIARYDGFEPRIGLRFKIDEESSIKASVNRTRQYIHTLSNSTAATPTDILQLSNSYLKPLVSNNASIGYFKNFKDNLWETSVEAYIRDIDNLLDYKDFVDLLLNNHLETDLLAGKGRAYGLELYVKKNRGAMTGWLSYTLSRTEIQIEGENLDETINNGEWYPANFDRTHNFSWVSKVQLRGQSSFNWNVVYSTGRPINGIVTNYRIGSTVVPHFSERNEFRIPDYFRIDLSFTFGRDILKAETRKKLEGRNYSGTLTIGIYNILSRKNAFSVFFRRPDDLSLIPRPHRLTVLGAAFPNITYNFKF is encoded by the coding sequence ATGCAAAAGGGAATTAGATACCTCATCCTGTTGATGCTCTTCTCAGTATCGATGCTCACATATGCACAAAATACCAAGGAAGTTATGATAGGTGACCCATCAAAAACTTCTACCGGAAGAGCGCGTGTTCAAGGTAAAATAACCTCAAAAGAAGATAAACAAGCACTTTTTGGAGCCACTGTCGCTGTAAAGGGGACAAACATTGGAGGGGTTTCAGATGAAAATGGAAATTACGAGTTCAGCATTGCGCCTGGACGCTACGAATTTATATTTCAGTTTGTGGGTAAAGAGACGATTACCTACAATGTGCAAGTGGTCGGAAATGGTCGGCTTGATGTAACGTTAGTAGATGCCAGTGTTGATCTAGATGAAGTGCTCATTGAAGGGGAAGCGGAAGATCAGAATGTGCAGCGAATTAGTGCGGGTGTAAACCGACTAAATATAAAAGAGATTGAAAGTCTACCTGCTTTCATGGGTGAGGTAGACGTTGTAAAAAGCTTGCAATCTTTACCAGGAGTTTCTACCGTAGGTGAAGGGGCTAGTGGTTTTAATGTAAGGGGTGGCCGAACAGACCAAAATTTGATCCTTCAAGACGGTGCTATTCTCTTTAACGCGTCTCACGTACTCGGTTTTTTCTCAACATTTAATCCTGATGCCACAGAAACTTTCTCCCTATACAAAGGAAATATGCCAGCCCAATATGGAGGTAGAATCTCCTCTGTTTTGGATGTAACCATGAAAGAGGGGAATAGTGAGAAAGTGAAGGTAAGAGGGGGGCTCGGAATGGTCGCTAGCCGATTGGTAGTAGATGGGCCATTAAATGGAGGCCGTACGCGGTTCCTCGTCGCGGGCCGATCGTCCTATTCTGATTGGGTATTAAGTCAAGCCAGAAACTTCGATGTACAAAATAGTGCCGCTCGTTTTCACGATGTGAACTTGAAATTGAGCCATCGTTTTGGTACTAAAAACAAATTAACCGCAAGCTACTACCGCAGTGGTGACTTCTTCAGGTTTACCCAAGACTTCGGGTTCGAATGGGATTCTGATATTTTCAATTTTAACTGGCAGAGCAGTATCACTGATAAACTGATCAGTTCTACTCGATTTGTGAAAGGTGTTTACAAAAGTACGCTCTTTGATCCTTCAGGAATAGACGCTGCCGAAGTGGCCAACGGTATGGATTACTACCAAGCCAACCAGACATTTTTCTATAACCCAAGTGACAAACACAATATCAATTTTGGAGTCGATTTTGTCAGGTATGACGGTTTGAACGAAACGGCTACACCGATTGGCCCAGATTCAGGGATACCCGCAGAAACGGTATTCAAAGAACAGGGCAATGAATACGGATTTTTTGTGAATGATGAAATTACTTTGACCAAAGATCTTGCTCTTTCAGTCGGTCTGAGGTATTCAATGTTTGAGAACAGAGGACCTTATGACGTTTTTCAGTATGCCGATGGTGCTCAAAGATTAGTGGAAAATATCACGGACACGATTTCCTACGGAGAAGGTGATGTGATTGCGCGTTATGATGGCTTTGAACCGAGAATCGGTTTACGTTTCAAAATTGATGAGGAGAGTTCAATTAAAGCCAGTGTCAACAGGACGAGGCAATACATTCATACACTTTCTAATAGTACAGCGGCTACTCCAACTGATATCCTTCAGCTAAGCAATAGCTATCTAAAGCCGCTGGTTTCTAATAATGCCTCGATTGGCTATTTCAAGAACTTTAAAGATAACCTCTGGGAGACGAGTGTAGAAGCTTACATCAGAGATATCGACAACTTACTGGACTACAAAGATTTCGTAGACCTGCTCTTGAATAATCATCTAGAAACGGACTTGTTAGCTGGAAAGGGAAGGGCCTATGGCTTGGAATTATACGTTAAGAAAAACAGAGGCGCCATGACGGGTTGGTTGTCTTATACGCTATCGAGAACGGAAATTCAGATAGAAGGAGAGAACTTAGACGAAACTATCAATAATGGTGAGTGGTACCCTGCCAATTTCGATAGAACGCATAATTTCTCATGGGTTTCTAAGGTGCAATTGAGAGGTCAGAGTTCCTTTAACTGGAATGTGGTTTATAGTACAGGCCGACCGATTAACGGAATTGTGACCAATTATAGAATCGGCAGTACAGTGGTTCCTCACTTTTCAGAGAGAAATGAGTTCAGAATTCCAGACTATTTCAGAATTGATTTGAGCTTTACTTTTGGCCGAGATATTCTGAAGGCTGAAACAAGAAAAAAATTAGAGGGTAGAAACTACAGTGGTACTTTAACCATTGGTATTTATAACATCCTGTCTCGTAAGAATGCTTTTTCAGTATTCTTTAGAAGACCAGACGATTTAAGTCTAATACCACGCCCACACCGATTGACAGTGCTAGGTGCGGCGTTTCCAAACATCACATACAATTTTAAGTTTTAG
- a CDS encoding WG repeat-containing protein — protein MTALSKKLFLIYSIAAITVFWNIEIPKRAFRLYDKGDIVKAVEALEKSVQKDTLNPGAYMLYAKVYTDTAFSSYNVDTAYAYAKKAIGQLPLVTEAKDISSLRDLQVDSLSLENLKDRIDSLKFIEVKAIHTIEAYNDFVMAYDDADERPEAISRRNRIAFENAEAVNTWQGYERFMTEYPLAEDFTVASNRYMKLLYEERTADGSYDNLVDYLTDFPNSPYRSVVVDNIFPFATGVNTLESFRSFLVNYPNKKYSKTLSDRAYHIYKQKYPDSYFLKDFDFGLNTDSLKRAMSVESGIWLPKLEDGNISFMDDSGQTKLKTSFKSIPEDCRCTPQSTDFVYGSVGATSQLWGRNGQLIYEGSFDKATDLGYGFIGVQSAAGDRLIHKSGEVVIDEPKESISVLDNRFIRTQTQGLFGLENYAGAEYLPNEYVAIDTFSTYIWLENSTGIALVSPDALLAVLEGQAFEFQPMFDELELLPNGKFWVSKDNQEGVINQDLSPLIALGKQEVYDRDYGWRIASSDGITIIHKRYNGLAEQAPFTQVLENDRWLALEKDSAWTLLDQQGKIQPESGYDSLAFWGENMVMLFRNDSSWAQFKTGKKLLMQRSWTPKLLIPQEYIATGEKATTDFFMVSNAKNFRKIYNDTGREILSSTYRDVTALGPNMIRLQKRNAALADSTGKYLLNFIYDGIGSSNQGYVSILDKGKVGVINPAKDIKIAPFYEKLIEPYADTILVASDGKYKGFINKDNKELTTFEFDEVKYFSDTVALTRIEDEWLIYHIGMDEALLEGIESFELLENTGEDKLLKVKTATGEGIYSATAGEIVEPTYTQIKILGTPDNPIYFAMKLVAEANIYVVIYFDKKGNKLFTQSFRQDEYFRIVCPSK, from the coding sequence ATGACAGCCTTAAGCAAAAAGTTATTTCTGATCTACAGTATTGCGGCCATCACCGTTTTCTGGAATATTGAAATTCCGAAACGTGCTTTTAGGCTGTATGATAAGGGGGACATAGTGAAAGCCGTGGAAGCACTGGAGAAATCGGTGCAAAAGGACACCCTAAATCCTGGGGCATATATGCTCTATGCCAAGGTTTATACAGATACTGCCTTTAGCAGTTATAATGTCGATACGGCTTATGCTTATGCCAAAAAAGCGATCGGCCAGCTGCCACTAGTAACAGAAGCGAAAGATATTTCTTCCCTTAGAGACCTACAGGTTGACTCTCTTTCTCTAGAAAACTTAAAAGATAGAATTGATAGCCTCAAGTTTATCGAAGTCAAAGCTATTCACACGATTGAAGCTTACAATGATTTTGTGATGGCCTATGACGATGCCGATGAAAGACCTGAAGCCATTAGCAGAAGAAACCGGATCGCTTTTGAAAATGCGGAAGCGGTAAATACCTGGCAAGGATATGAGCGTTTCATGACAGAATACCCGCTGGCAGAGGATTTTACGGTAGCTAGTAACCGATACATGAAACTCTTGTATGAGGAAAGAACTGCGGATGGCAGTTATGACAATTTAGTCGATTACTTAACCGACTTCCCGAATTCACCTTATCGATCCGTAGTTGTGGACAATATTTTTCCTTTCGCTACTGGCGTCAATACACTGGAGTCCTTTAGGTCTTTTTTAGTGAATTATCCGAATAAGAAGTACAGCAAAACACTTTCCGATCGGGCTTATCATATCTACAAACAGAAGTATCCGGATAGCTATTTTCTCAAAGACTTTGACTTTGGCCTAAATACAGATTCTTTAAAGCGGGCCATGAGCGTAGAAAGTGGTATTTGGTTGCCCAAACTGGAGGATGGGAATATTTCTTTCATGGATGATTCGGGGCAAACGAAGCTAAAGACCAGTTTTAAGTCTATTCCCGAAGATTGCCGTTGTACTCCACAATCGACGGATTTTGTTTATGGATCAGTGGGTGCGACAAGCCAATTATGGGGCAGAAATGGCCAGTTGATTTATGAGGGAAGTTTTGATAAAGCCACAGACCTTGGCTACGGATTTATAGGGGTGCAAAGTGCTGCCGGAGACCGTTTAATACACAAATCTGGTGAGGTGGTCATCGATGAACCGAAAGAAAGTATTTCAGTGCTAGACAATCGCTTTATTCGCACGCAAACTCAAGGTCTTTTTGGCCTAGAAAACTATGCCGGTGCTGAATATTTGCCTAATGAATATGTGGCTATTGACACTTTTAGCACTTACATCTGGCTAGAAAATTCTACGGGAATCGCCTTAGTTTCCCCAGATGCATTGCTTGCAGTACTAGAGGGTCAGGCATTTGAATTCCAACCGATGTTTGATGAGTTGGAGCTACTACCAAATGGTAAATTTTGGGTTTCAAAAGACAATCAGGAAGGCGTCATCAATCAAGACTTAAGCCCGTTGATTGCATTGGGAAAACAAGAAGTTTACGATCGAGATTATGGTTGGCGAATTGCTTCAAGCGATGGTATCACGATCATCCATAAACGCTACAATGGCCTAGCGGAGCAAGCACCTTTTACTCAGGTTTTAGAGAATGACCGCTGGCTAGCGTTAGAAAAAGACAGTGCCTGGACGCTCTTGGATCAGCAAGGCAAAATTCAGCCAGAAAGCGGATATGATTCTTTAGCTTTTTGGGGCGAAAACATGGTCATGCTCTTTAGAAACGACTCCTCTTGGGCACAATTCAAAACCGGTAAAAAACTGCTGATGCAGCGCAGTTGGACACCAAAACTCCTTATTCCGCAGGAGTACATTGCCACTGGGGAAAAAGCAACCACAGATTTTTTCATGGTGTCAAATGCCAAGAATTTTCGAAAGATATATAATGATACCGGCCGCGAAATACTCTCATCGACATACAGGGATGTGACAGCGCTTGGGCCAAATATGATCCGCTTACAAAAACGTAATGCGGCACTGGCCGATAGCACTGGTAAGTACTTGTTAAACTTTATTTATGACGGTATAGGATCGAGCAATCAGGGCTATGTAAGTATACTAGATAAGGGCAAAGTGGGTGTGATTAACCCCGCTAAGGATATTAAAATAGCGCCGTTCTACGAAAAGCTCATAGAGCCCTATGCCGACACGATTTTGGTAGCCTCGGATGGCAAATACAAGGGATTTATCAATAAAGACAATAAAGAACTGACCACTTTTGAGTTTGATGAGGTCAAATACTTTTCGGATACGGTGGCACTAACCAGAATAGAAGACGAATGGCTGATTTACCACATCGGTATGGACGAAGCCTTACTTGAGGGTATTGAATCCTTTGAATTGCTCGAAAATACAGGTGAGGATAAGCTACTAAAAGTAAAAACAGCCACGGGTGAGGGAATTTATAGTGCCACGGCGGGTGAAATAGTGGAACCCACCTACACGCAAATCAAAATCTTGGGCACTCCAGATAACCCAATTTATTTTGCTATGAAGCTCGTGGCAGAGGCAAATATTTATGTCGTAATTTACTTTGACAAAAAGGGTAACAAACTTTTCACACAGAGCTTTCGGCAAGACGAATATTTTAGAATAGTTTGCCCATCAAAATGA
- the pafA gene encoding alkaline phosphatase PafA, translating into MKKSLFILCLFTIVIALKGQNDRPKLVVGIMVDQMKQEYIWRFQSDFGENGFKRLLKDGFSAQNGHYNYASTSTGPGHASVYTGTTPSVHGIVGNTWYSRLLNRTVYCAEDTSVVAVGGSARSGKISPMNLYSSTITDELKISTMQQGKVIAMSIKDRGSALPGGHYSDGSYWYDSRTGTFMTSSYYMDELPDWVVKFNQQKLANEYLNQTWDTYKPMAEYTESGVDNSPYERGFRGKETPTFPYDLSTLRAQNGNFGLLSSTPFGNKLLNEFAISAIDAENLGADAITDFLAVSFSSTDYIGHNFGPQSKEIQDTYIRLDKEIEKLLNTLDSKVGKGNYVVFLSADHAVAENSKRMKDDKFRVDNLNGRGYSEYLEKAVNEKYGEAEWFEGPMGYDLFLDHDVVAEKNVDLYEIQMFVARKAMAFEGIHLALTHTDLVRNSYNDKTRSLMQESFHPKESGDIKTILDPAWQRGGDKGTGHGNAWTLDTHVPIIFYGWGVKQGISVREMHITDIAPTLSMLLRIRVPNGAKGEPIFEAIK; encoded by the coding sequence ATGAAGAAGTCCTTATTTATACTGTGCCTTTTTACTATTGTTATTGCACTAAAAGGCCAAAATGACAGACCTAAACTCGTTGTTGGGATTATGGTTGATCAGATGAAACAAGAGTACATTTGGCGTTTTCAAAGTGATTTTGGTGAAAACGGGTTCAAAAGATTATTGAAAGATGGCTTTTCAGCTCAAAACGGACATTATAATTATGCTTCCACTAGCACAGGCCCTGGACATGCTTCGGTTTACACAGGTACCACGCCTTCTGTACACGGAATCGTAGGAAATACATGGTATAGTCGACTGCTAAATAGAACAGTTTACTGTGCGGAAGATACTTCTGTAGTGGCAGTGGGCGGATCGGCCAGAAGCGGTAAAATCTCCCCGATGAACCTTTACAGTTCTACCATTACCGATGAATTAAAAATCTCTACCATGCAACAGGGCAAAGTGATCGCCATGTCGATAAAAGATAGAGGTTCTGCCCTTCCTGGGGGGCATTATTCCGATGGATCTTATTGGTACGACTCTAGAACGGGTACTTTCATGACTTCCTCTTATTATATGGACGAACTCCCAGATTGGGTAGTGAAATTCAATCAACAGAAACTCGCCAATGAGTATTTAAACCAAACTTGGGATACCTACAAACCGATGGCCGAGTATACCGAAAGCGGCGTGGATAACTCGCCTTACGAAAGAGGATTTAGGGGCAAAGAAACACCTACCTTCCCTTATGACTTGTCGACACTTAGAGCTCAAAACGGAAATTTTGGATTACTATCGAGCACGCCATTCGGTAATAAATTGCTTAATGAATTCGCGATTTCTGCCATAGATGCAGAAAACTTAGGAGCCGATGCCATTACAGATTTTCTTGCTGTAAGTTTTTCGAGCACCGATTATATCGGCCATAATTTCGGACCACAATCAAAGGAAATTCAAGACACCTACATTCGCCTAGACAAGGAAATCGAAAAACTCCTGAACACATTAGATAGCAAAGTCGGCAAAGGAAACTATGTAGTTTTTCTATCGGCAGATCACGCAGTGGCGGAGAACTCTAAGCGCATGAAAGACGATAAATTCAGAGTGGACAACCTGAATGGTCGTGGATATTCAGAATACCTTGAAAAAGCAGTAAACGAGAAGTACGGTGAAGCGGAATGGTTTGAAGGGCCAATGGGCTATGATTTATTTCTAGATCACGATGTAGTGGCCGAAAAAAATGTTGACCTCTACGAAATACAAATGTTCGTGGCACGAAAAGCGATGGCATTCGAAGGAATTCATTTGGCGTTGACCCATACCGACCTTGTCCGTAATAGCTATAATGACAAGACCCGTTCACTCATGCAAGAATCGTTTCATCCTAAAGAATCTGGTGATATTAAGACTATTCTGGACCCAGCATGGCAGCGTGGCGGAGATAAAGGAACTGGACATGGCAATGCTTGGACCTTAGACACCCACGTGCCGATCATTTTCTATGGATGGGGAGTGAAACAAGGTATTTCTGTCAGAGAAATGCACATCACTGATATTGCCCCAACACTGAGCATGCTCCTACGCATTAGAGTGCCAAACGGTGCTAAAGGGGAACCAATTTTCGAAGCGATCAAATAA
- a CDS encoding AbiH family protein, producing the protein MNRVFLIGNGFDLAHGMPTSFDDFVKDLIRSRIDHGVDSESQLVQISLPDQVDEGVKITSKEIDFTKPINDITNEIRVKSLFKISNLHLPEFLELKLRNSIKFEYPNKFFATVLSNTSVNNWVEFEHNYYKHFLKIFKGHYKKEEFRIKAIHSLNEQFNQVKVEFSNYIAKVNQSAPKQKSVSLQSLFLSKKIKGKVTSIDDMTYEHHEVSEVLILNFNYTDTVRRYSLPEFDTAGKMITQAQVIDIHGEAGNPNNPIIFGYGDEMQEHYSQIEALNDDKALEHFKSIHYSRTENYHQLESFLKKGSYWVDIIGHSCGLSDRVLLKEIFEPNNCKGITIRHHDGKGNGSGELHHREIFTHIARCFSPENKSKVRSKVIPFRVENRCPQLTGSVS; encoded by the coding sequence ATGAATAGAGTTTTCCTTATCGGTAATGGCTTCGATTTAGCTCATGGTATGCCAACTTCTTTCGATGATTTTGTCAAAGACCTTATACGTTCTAGAATTGATCATGGTGTAGATTCAGAAAGTCAACTCGTTCAAATATCTCTTCCTGACCAGGTAGATGAAGGAGTCAAAATAACATCCAAAGAGATAGACTTCACTAAACCAATCAATGATATCACCAATGAAATTCGCGTAAAATCTCTATTCAAAATAAGTAATCTTCACTTACCTGAATTTCTAGAATTAAAATTAAGGAACAGTATAAAGTTCGAATACCCTAATAAGTTTTTCGCAACAGTCTTAAGTAATACGTCTGTTAACAACTGGGTTGAATTCGAGCACAACTACTATAAACATTTCTTGAAAATCTTTAAGGGACACTATAAGAAAGAAGAATTTAGAATTAAGGCCATTCATTCACTCAACGAACAGTTCAATCAAGTAAAAGTTGAATTTTCCAATTACATAGCCAAGGTGAACCAATCAGCTCCTAAACAAAAGAGTGTTAGTCTTCAATCACTTTTTCTTAGTAAAAAAATAAAAGGAAAGGTGACTAGCATAGATGATATGACTTACGAGCACCATGAAGTATCAGAAGTTCTCATTCTGAATTTCAATTACACTGATACTGTGCGGCGTTATAGCTTACCTGAATTTGATACAGCCGGAAAAATGATCACACAAGCACAAGTTATAGACATACATGGCGAAGCTGGTAACCCTAATAACCCAATAATTTTTGGGTACGGAGATGAAATGCAAGAACATTATTCTCAAATAGAGGCGCTAAATGATGATAAGGCTCTAGAACATTTTAAATCTATTCATTACTCAAGAACTGAGAATTACCACCAACTAGAGAGCTTTTTAAAAAAAGGCAGTTACTGGGTCGATATAATTGGACATTCATGTGGGCTGTCAGATCGAGTTTTATTAAAAGAAATATTCGAACCTAACAATTGCAAAGGAATTACAATTCGACACCATGACGGAAAGGGTAATGGTTCTGGTGAGCTTCATCATAGAGAAATATTTACACATATTGCAAGATGTTTCTCTCCAGAGAATAAATCAAAAGTTCGGTCAAAAGTAATTCCATTCAGGGTAGAAAACAGATGTCCGCAACTGACAGGTTCAGTTTCTTAA
- a CDS encoding NYN domain-containing protein has product MKIKNWYPSNTSRHQQNTTANINGKYQRQSAFFSANKLNKRFKLILGSYVLKDVSCQICHSDFQVPEEKKTDVNIATNMIGDCIYEKCDQSIIVSGDSDLTPPIEFIKNHSPDHQVYVYFPPRRAGLHLKSVCDNALYLEHWKKRFKTSLLPDSIKTKSGFELKRPTSWV; this is encoded by the coding sequence ATGAAGATCAAGAATTGGTATCCGTCAAATACTTCTCGGCACCAACAAAACACAACGGCAAATATCAACGGCAAATATCAACGGCAAAGTGCCTTTTTTTCGGCTAATAAACTCAACAAACGTTTCAAATTGATACTAGGCAGCTATGTACTTAAAGATGTAAGTTGTCAAATATGTCACAGCGATTTTCAAGTTCCAGAGGAGAAAAAAACGGATGTCAATATTGCAACAAATATGATTGGCGATTGTATTTATGAAAAATGCGACCAGAGTATAATAGTCTCTGGAGATTCTGACTTAACCCCACCTATAGAATTTATCAAAAACCATAGTCCTGATCATCAAGTTTATGTTTACTTTCCTCCAAGAAGAGCAGGGTTGCACCTTAAATCTGTGTGTGATAATGCACTTTATTTAGAGCACTGGAAGAAAAGATTCAAAACAAGCCTCTTACCAGATTCTATAAAAACCAAGAGTGGCTTTGAGCTAAAAAGGCCAACATCTTGGGTGTAA
- a CDS encoding C40 family peptidase has product MSTVQKRSIGLLVICVLLFVGCAGNTSRSNNIKRVVQTARSYTGTPYKFGGTTRIGMDCSALIYHAYRSIGVDMPRVTADQSKRGDKVRLKQLAVGDLVFFATGNKKRKVTHAGIVTSVSGKNQVRFIHASSSLGVIESNLYSPYYIKRFLSGRRIL; this is encoded by the coding sequence TTGTCTACCGTCCAAAAGCGAAGTATTGGCCTATTAGTTATATGTGTGCTACTATTTGTAGGCTGTGCTGGAAACACTTCGCGCAGCAACAATATAAAAAGGGTAGTACAAACGGCCCGATCTTACACAGGAACACCCTATAAATTTGGAGGAACCACCAGAATAGGGATGGACTGCTCAGCGTTGATCTATCATGCCTACCGAAGTATTGGCGTAGACATGCCGCGTGTGACAGCCGATCAATCCAAAAGAGGGGATAAGGTGCGTTTAAAACAGCTAGCGGTAGGAGATTTAGTGTTTTTTGCCACTGGCAACAAGAAGAGAAAAGTTACCCACGCAGGAATTGTAACTTCCGTTTCTGGTAAAAACCAAGTACGTTTTATCCATGCTTCCTCGTCATTGGGGGTGATAGAAAGTAATCTGTATTCGCCTTATTATATCAAGCGGTTTTTGAGTGGCCGACGAATTCTTTGA
- a CDS encoding CAP domain-containing protein, producing the protein MKKGFFLFLLMIGVSTATLAQCKWKDSFYTTLTDETFRDFKLFQKSINLNKIDYKLLDAAVFFVSNEARLEQGLKALEYHPNLEAMAWNHSVSMAKKDFFDHYNKKDKKRRDPQKRASLAGVKNPTVAENISAVGGRTFGSYLELADHLVQGWIDSPPHRKTLYSDTAVQLGCGTYFYDGIWQKNRDVYEQGNGFWFATQNFQLYNPIITKKAKDKGPSN; encoded by the coding sequence ATGAAAAAAGGTTTTTTCCTCTTCTTATTGATGATTGGCGTGAGTACCGCCACGCTGGCACAGTGTAAATGGAAAGACAGTTTTTATACCACCCTCACCGATGAGACATTCAGAGATTTTAAGCTCTTTCAAAAGTCCATCAACCTCAATAAAATTGACTATAAACTACTGGATGCGGCTGTTTTCTTTGTGTCAAACGAAGCGCGCCTAGAGCAAGGACTTAAAGCGCTAGAATATCACCCAAATTTGGAAGCCATGGCTTGGAATCACTCGGTGAGCATGGCTAAAAAGGATTTCTTCGATCATTATAACAAGAAGGACAAAAAGAGGCGCGATCCGCAAAAACGAGCTTCCCTGGCAGGGGTCAAGAACCCGACGGTGGCAGAGAATATATCCGCCGTTGGTGGGCGAACCTTTGGAAGCTATTTAGAACTGGCCGATCACTTGGTACAAGGATGGATTGATTCTCCACCACATCGGAAAACGCTTTATTCAGACACCGCCGTTCAGCTCGGCTGTGGCACCTACTTTTACGATGGTATCTGGCAAAAAAACAGAGACGTTTACGAACAGGGCAATGGGTTCTGGTTCGCAACACAAAACTTTCAACTTTACAATCCGATTATAACTAAAAAAGCGAAGGATAAAGGTCCTTCTAACTAA
- a CDS encoding acyl-CoA thioesterase, whose protein sequence is MKDINKRPFSVKTIRFQDCDPYGHLNNAKYLDYMINAREDHLLHEYDINVFAMAKKEQRSWLVGHNEIAYLKPAHVMEEVSIETSLIDFTERYVKAEMAMLDKEGSHVKAVLWTKFYHFDFKQGQGIEHSPKMISLFENIKVDVVQESVEARARFLARNLNAPATVR, encoded by the coding sequence ATGAAGGATATTAATAAAAGACCATTTAGCGTGAAGACCATCCGATTTCAGGACTGTGATCCTTATGGTCATCTGAATAATGCCAAGTACTTGGATTATATGATCAATGCGCGCGAAGATCACTTGCTTCACGAATATGATATAAACGTATTTGCCATGGCCAAAAAGGAACAAAGGTCGTGGCTAGTAGGGCACAATGAAATTGCCTACTTAAAACCCGCCCATGTGATGGAGGAAGTTAGCATTGAAACTTCTCTGATTGATTTTACGGAACGATATGTAAAAGCAGAAATGGCTATGCTAGACAAGGAGGGCAGCCATGTAAAAGCTGTACTCTGGACCAAGTTTTATCATTTTGATTTCAAGCAAGGGCAGGGGATCGAACATAGCCCTAAAATGATCTCACTATTTGAAAATATTAAAGTAGATGTGGTGCAAGAAAGTGTAGAGGCACGTGCGAGATTTCTAGCACGGAATCTAAATGCACCGGCTACTGTAAGATAA
- a CDS encoding TetR/AcrR family transcriptional regulator → MNTREKLVSTTSKLIRKKGYFGTGINEILKSVEVPKGSLYHHFPEGKDELIQAAIIYGGEAMMQKYGDAIRGKDAAEGLSAMVDVMVKELKDSDFEDACPIAAVALASGVIDENIRKACDRVFKGWQSSLAGYLERRGVEKAEEKANELYAMFEGGYVLSKAHKDLSYLELQKKFIKVILEA, encoded by the coding sequence GTGAATACCAGAGAAAAACTTGTTTCAACTACTTCCAAACTCATTCGAAAGAAGGGCTACTTTGGTACGGGTATCAATGAAATACTAAAATCTGTCGAAGTACCGAAAGGTAGTCTCTACCATCATTTTCCAGAGGGTAAGGATGAATTGATTCAAGCTGCAATTATATATGGTGGTGAGGCCATGATGCAAAAATACGGCGATGCAATTCGTGGTAAAGATGCCGCCGAAGGGTTAAGTGCAATGGTGGATGTGATGGTAAAGGAGCTTAAAGACTCGGATTTTGAGGATGCTTGCCCCATTGCGGCAGTGGCCCTAGCTTCTGGAGTCATAGATGAGAACATCCGGAAAGCTTGCGATCGGGTATTCAAAGGCTGGCAAAGTAGTCTGGCAGGTTACCTCGAGAGAAGGGGGGTAGAGAAAGCTGAAGAAAAGGCTAATGAGCTTTATGCCATGTTTGAAGGTGGTTATGTTTTGAGCAAGGCGCACAAAGACTTGAGCTACCTGGAACTGCAGAAGAAGTTTATCAAAGTAATACTAGAGGCTTAA